One Vicia villosa cultivar HV-30 ecotype Madison, WI linkage group LG5, Vvil1.0, whole genome shotgun sequence genomic window, TATAGAAATAGAGTTTGCTATGATGGCAGGCATTTCAATATTCCACCTGCAATATTGCAATGAAAAACACCAAAAATTATtactaattcataaaaattattgtaAAAAGATGGTGGAAAATGTAATAGAGTAGTACCTGAATGAAACAAGTGACCAAATTAAGCCTATAATGCTCGAATATGTGTTTGGATTTCTGATAAGTTTTCTCCAAACCATTATCAATATTAGCCTTGTCATTACACTTGCTGGTGGCATAACTTTAGGGTTCCCCTTTCCACTTTCCTCATTCCTAGATTCATCTATGTACACCTCTTCACCCTCCCCtaattacaacaacaacaacaataatatcaataatCATATCAATTAATATTAGTCAAACacacaaacaaaccaacaaaaacaggcTTGTTAATTCAGATCCATTGGTATCTGCACACTGCGTTTTAAAAAATGCTTCGCAAAATCAACGGCCTCGACAGAACGGTAATCAGCGGATGTCGATATAGATACCGTTATTACTATTTTATATGTTAAAGTAAAAATTATGACTAATTCACACTGCGACGATCACAATCAGCATCACATATACCGGCTGAAACTGTAAAAGTCTTAATTCGACCGCGACTTAACCATAGCTGCATAGACATTTGATTAGAGAGATGCAGGTTTATGTCATTAAactaatagaagaaaaaaaaaattcagaaaccTTTTCTGGGAGAGAGATTCAACTTGACTTGTTTCTGATCATGATGAACTTGAACTCCATTTCCAGTTCCAGTTCCTGTtcctccatattcaagatgagaACCGAACACATCAGAAACCGGAGAGCCACTTGAACTCCAAACAAACATATGAAGATCATCAGTTTTCACAGCAACTTGACCATTACTATTACTACTATTATTAGCCTTCTTAGCAGCAACATTCTTGGGAGAGAACATTCCAGGGTTCGGTGCAGGATAATTATTCCCCGTTGTTGGAAGATCATAGTTAGAACTTCTCGGTGTTGTTCCCTTCAAATCTGAAGAACCAAAGTTCGAATTACGACCCATCATTGAATAGAAATCTGTGTGGTTGAAACTTGACCCTCTTGGAGTTGGATTCCTAGAAGATTGCAAAGAGTATATCTCCGCATTTGTCAGATTTGAAGCACGAGGTGTTGTATTTGCATGAGAATTATGAGATCTTCTTGAATATATATCCGATCTTGAAGCATTTGATTTTCTCACTGTAACATGAAGCTTCCCATCTTCTTTAACTTCAGCTTCTGTTTCCAAACACTGTCTTCCATCCAACGACATCACATCAGAATCCACATGAATGGAAACAATGGTGCCAGCAGTATCCGGAAACTGTTCAGAAATAAGCATTCTCGCTCCTCTATACTCAAACATGAACAGCATCAAAGTGTACCAAATTATACACTGAAGAACCACAATTTGCACCATCAAACTCCCTGAGAATTCACCATACATCCCTTTCAAGAGAGGTATTCCCATAACCAAAGTGTTCGGAAGAGTTGAAATGGAAAACAGTGTTATTGTCCATTCTAAACAACCTCTTTTGCTAACATTAGCCCAAATGATTAGAGCGGTTATGACTATGATTTTCTGGAGTGTGTCTGCGGCGAGGAACCGTAGGTTCATTTTGTATGGATTGTTGGAAGCAATGAAATGGAAGGAAAGTAAAGGAACTGCAAACAAAGCAACGAAACGGTTGATTCCTGAACATTGATCAGGAGAGAAGATTTTCCACCATTTTACTGAACCATAAGCTAAGATCATGGCTACATAAAGTGGAACCATTGCTGTCATAACATGGTAGAAATCTATTAATGTTATCATCTTCAAGTTGTtcttgtttggtttggttttgttttctctaagttgttgtgttttggtttttGATGCAGtgagaatgagtgaatgaatacAGAAAATATACTATTTTCAGCTTTGGTTTGGGTGCTGCTACTAAGATTAACCTTGCAGTTTCcaagaaataaaatataatttattctgAGATATGTTTGGAGAAAAGAGggtttggtttggatggtttATCTTGTATGGGGGTTTTCACTCTAGAAAAAGCATTTTGCGTTGGGTTTGAGGTATGTGTTTAACTATAAATACTTATTTTGGAGACAATATCTTAAACTTTTGTGAACAGATTCTGACTCTAGTACATACATGTCTccactctcttttttttttcttctttttttctcgtGTGTGGAGTACAAATACTATGAGGAAAGTCataaaattaatctaaaattgttttttttttgctatttgctGAATTTACTAGTAAcacatttcaattaaaattttagttCACAAGTATTTGGGTCAAAGGACATAGTAAATATACTAAGTAATTGAACAAAATACATGTAATACAATAGTAGtatgatgttattgttgttgtgtgtttggTTTTGTTTGTCATGCCTATTTTCGTGTAAACATGTAATGGTGTATTTGTCTTGTGTTTTCCCGGTAACGAAGCTGGTGAAAATCTTAAATGCTCTGTATTGCAGATCTGTGTTGCGGTTATGTTGCTGTTATGTGTTGTTTGTAGATGAAATGAACAAGAGTTAGTTTCTTTGAAAAGAATTTTGTGGATCTAGCAGGAAGTGAGTGAGCTTCTCAGAcattatcattatcttttaatCTAGGGACCACAATACAAAACTAACTTCATTTTGAATTTTCTGTAGCCTGATGTGATGCATTTTTATGCTCAGTCAATGATGTTATTGCTGCTCGTATATGAATACATGGAGAACGATAGTCTTGCTCGCACTATTTTCGGTAAGGGCTTCATGTAACAGGTTTTGGTTGTCTATATGTTTCTGATAAGTtaaaatcaaactttaaaaaacattttttcttCATACAGTGCACAGGTTTGAAATTCTTGATTATTTATATTGACTTTCACCCTTTCCGCCTCACAGATGCTAAATTTTCTTTGGTATCTAAATCTGTACATAGAGAGATTGGACTCGGAATTGGTAACAAACTGTGGAATATGACGAGACATTTTATATCGAAGTTCAGTCCCGAAGGATTTAAATTGATTATGCATTCTAAGAAGGTATTGTTCTTCTAATTTTTAACATTTACCCAATACTTAAGTCGACTTTATGAATTTCCATTTaccaaataattatttatttttcttacttGTCTCAGCTTATTCCAGAATATTATTATTCATGAAGATTTGAGCAACGTCAAACTCCCTCCTTTGCATGATCTGAGTTATCAGATTATTAAATGATCAACATGTGTTCTGGATATTTTGTATGAATTATTGCGGACATTACACCCAGTGTCTGTATCTATAGTTTCTTCCTCTGACAGCAAATTCTCCGAGGTATGACAACTCTTTTTTTGGTTTTTCAATACATAAGATACATCAAGGTTGATTTTCTTAATACGTGTTATCAGCGATTAAGCAAAACATTTTACTCCCCATATAGTCTGTTTTTGCGATTAACTTTTTCAAAAACGTGATTGCAGTCGGTATACGAAATGATGAAGATCAAATATGAGGATCCAATCTGTTGCAGATATAATtcttcaaaaaataaatttttggttGAGATGCTTGAGATTGTGGAAGCCTCTGAAGATGAAATCACTTCTACATTATATTTTTGGTCGGTGATGAAAAGGTGAATCAGATGGAGGTTTGAAAAGCTGGTTGCCTAAGAAAGACCTGCATTGATAtgcttttatttgattaattgatttttatttaggGTCTTTTGGAAGCAAACAGCTAGAGCAATTCAGCCGGTGCTTGAGTTTGGAGAGCCAAGAATGGTTGTGGCAGATGGCCATTCAAACCTTTTAAAGTGTCGTCTAGCAGCTACCATTAGGTGCCTTTGTCATCCAAGTGCACACGTCCGAACTCTGAGCGTGTCAATTCTTCGCCATATTTTGAATACCTGCTCAATCAGGTGTAGTCCTAAACCACCGCGAATTAACGGCAACCACAACCCCTCTTATCCATACTTCAAGTTGGACGTTGTTAATTGGCAAGCTGACATAGAAAAATGCCTGTCATGTGAAGCTCACAACAGAATTTCAGCTGGATTACCTATTAAGTTTCTTGACACTGCTGCCAAAGAATGTGTCAGACTATaagaaatgaaaatgaaaaaccaATTTAGTCTGTGACCATTTTTCACTAGACTTACAGAGAAACTATTTATGATTTTGGAACTAACGGGTTTGCGTATACGCAAACATCATTCTGTTAGTCTGTCATAAAAAACCGCAGTCATGATTCCAGTTTGTTTATAGAAAGCTCATTTTGTATTATGTATGTGCAAATGAGTGTGCTTTAACTAACAGACATGTACACTTGTAAAGAAAAGATGTAAccaggttttttttattaaaaaaaatttaactgaTATAATACAGAGCCATTTTCATATATACTTACTTCATATATTACTTAATTGGTTAATGCTTAATTGATATACTTCATATATTAATTGATATAAATGATTAAAT contains:
- the LOC131603953 gene encoding probable auxin efflux carrier component 1c — its product is MITLIDFYHVMTAMVPLYVAMILAYGSVKWWKIFSPDQCSGINRFVALFAVPLLSFHFIASNNPYKMNLRFLAADTLQKIIVITALIIWANVSKRGCLEWTITLFSISTLPNTLVMGIPLLKGMYGEFSGSLMVQIVVLQCIIWYTLMLFMFEYRGARMLISEQFPDTAGTIVSIHVDSDVMSLDGRQCLETEAEVKEDGKLHVTVRKSNASRSDIYSRRSHNSHANTTPRASNLTNAEIYSLQSSRNPTPRGSSFNHTDFYSMMGRNSNFGSSDLKGTTPRSSNYDLPTTGNNYPAPNPGMFSPKNVAAKKANNSSNSNGQVAVKTDDLHMFVWSSSGSPVSDVFGSHLEYGGTGTGTGNGVQVHHDQKQVKLNLSPRKGEGEEVYIDESRNEESGKGNPKVMPPASVMTRLILIMVWRKLIRNPNTYSSIIGLIWSLVSFRWNIEMPAIIANSISILSDAGLGMAMFSLGLFMALQPRIIACGNSVATFSMAVRFLTGPAVMAAASIAVGLRGTLLHVAIVQAALPQGIVPFVFAKEYNVHPDILSTGVIFGMLIALPITLVYYILLGL